gcaaaacctgtgatacaggcaccaagaagcatacctgcacctctttgggatcacctcaaaaaggagctagacagaatgacaaaattaaaagtaatcagaaagatagaagaaccaatcaactgggtaaactccatggtttgtgtaaagaaaaagaatgttgATATTTGCATATgaatggatcctaaagatcttaataTCTTAAAattaaaagagaacattaccaaataccaaagcatgaggaaatcaTATCTGAGATGGCTAGTGCATAATTTTTTATGAAACTTGATGCATCTCAGTGTTTCTGACAACCAAAGCTAGAGGAAAAAAATACAAAACACTGCACTGACAATAATAGCACTTGGATGGTACTGCTTTGTGAGCGGCACGgtaacactgtggttagcactgttgcttcacagctccagggtcccaggttcgattcccggcttaggtcactgtctgtgtgggtttcctccaggtgttccagtttcctcccacaagtcctgaatgacgtgctgttaggtaatttggacgttctgaattctccctccgtgtacaggCGGCGTAGTGTGgcaaataggggattttcacagtaacttcattgcagtgttaatgtaagcctacttgtgacaataaagattattatttattattattattttgagaatgccgtttggcataatgtCGGGATCAGAAATTTttaccgtgccatggagcacataatcgaaggcatCGAATGGGTACCTGTGTATGTTGATGATATCatcgtttggggctcaaccatagaagagcacaatatgaGGTTGTTGAAAGTTGTAATgagcatcaggagaaatgggctgaagctcaacaaacaaaagtgccaatttggagtaactgaggtcatattcctaggtgacaagctctcatcgcatggcattgaaccttgacaaggacaaaatccaagcaattctcaacatgccaaaaccacacgacaagaaagcTATCTTAAGAGTGATGCATATGTTCAATTTTATCGGGAAATTCattaattcattccaaacctgtcagcaaaaatatcatatctacgtgatctcctgcacaGACAGcaaatttcacttggactgagcaagagTGGTAGAAGCTCAAGACTTTACTAACCACCATGCCAGTTTTCGCATTTTGTGATCCATCTAAGCAGATAAAAGTGCCAACAGATACGTCCAAAGATGGTCTGGGATCAGTTCTTCTGTAACTCAAGCATGaccagattgcaaaccagtcgcgtaTGCATCACGATCTATGACAACAACAGAGCAGAGAtacgctcaaattgaaaaagaatgcctgggtttagttgtaggcttggagaaattccatgactatgtctatgggctTCCATTTGGCCAGGTGGGACAGATCATCATCCTTCGGTTAACATCATCaaaaaatctcaaccagatgtctctgcacattcagaggttgatgatgaagttacaacgctgTGACTTCAATCTCATCCACACGCcaagcaaatatttgttcttagcagatgcattatcaagAGCACCAATGCAAAGTATTGGTGGTGAGATTACTAAAGATGTAGATCTgcgtgtcaatcttatttccacacaacTACTAGTATCAGATACATAACTACATGAAATCCAAGAAGAGACAAGGAAGGATCCAACttttcaagaggtgatgaggaacatcaactcacactggcccagaggtcaatgtatggagttctacaggataagatctgaactcagtatcattaatggatgGTACTTAGTTTAACCACTATTGTCGTACCTCAGTGTCTTCGCAAGGATGTATTAAAGAGGATACACGAAGGACATCTTGGGATTGGAAAATGTAAATGGAGAGCTCGtggctctgtttactggccaggtataaatcaGGATGTTGACAGGATGgccagttgttgtgacacatgccagactcatcattgcaagcaaacaagagaacctatacAATTACCTGATTTACctaccatggcagaaagtagctatggatctcttccacctacgagggaaagattatttaataatcatagactatttttcaaactatcccgaaatggctctactgtcaagcatagcgccaagcagtgtaatactgcgtaccaagtcaatttttgccaGACACGGAATTCCGCAAGTCGTCGTCAGTGACAACAGTCCTTAatttagctgtaaagagtggcagtcacgtatgatttcaaaCACGTCACGTTGAGTTCTTTATACCCTCAAGCCAatgaaaaaggtgtacatattgtttttttaaaaactttgaaaTAACTTTAATGGTAGCAACTTTGTACAGATGAATCTTTCTTTGCAGCTGCCTCTCTCATTGCTGCTAGCACATTGCTGAGTTCTTCCCTCTTCCTCTTTGCACGGATATGAGTGCCGACTTGCTTTTTGATGAATTTGAGTGCACGCTTGTCTTTAGAGACCTTCAGCAATTCCATTGCATGCCTTTCATAGGGAGCAAAACTATAGATCTCACGGATCAGATCTCTGACAAACTTGGTGTGCTTGGTTCGGCATCCTCTTCTACGGCACTGCCTTGGGGCGGTCTCATTCTTGGTTACGGGGTGACCTTTGCGCAGGCCAACTGCCATCGGATAACTGATCGCCATTTCCACTTCTTTGTTCTGGCGCCAGGACCGGAAAGACCAAGGAGCAGGTGTACatattgttgaagaaagcaatggacagcgaaTCTGATCCATACCACGCATTATTGAGTTACAAAGCATCGCCATTGTCACATgatagatcgccagcagagttactcattaaTCGAaagttgcgtaccacacttccatacttggaaaagaagggggagaatgcagtggtactgcaggaaatgcaaaactttGAAGAGAAACAAAAGCAGTTACATGATAGAGAGTTTCggactttaccacctctgagtaataATGATATTGTGAGAGTaggagattcaggcaattggtcgaaaaaaaaccattgtacttgaagaagtggcACCTCGTTCCTGCAATGGACATACAGTGGATAGGTTGGTTTAAAGAAGAAATCATTacacactcttgaaaaccagagaaaacTTTCACAACAtcgtgatggatgacgaatctacatcagaatcaatgcaagctgcagtgtcagctagatcagcagttcctgagcataatTCTGATATCCCATGTAAatgtactgatgataatgtattaatttattctttcaaaggaaaggggatgtaatgatatcatggttgtgctgtAATTCTCTGGCTgaccactgtggtgatatgcctgtaagcaatttggggcagcacggtagtattgtggttagcacaattgcttcacagctccagggtcccaggttcgattcccggcttgggtcactgtctgtgcggagtctgcacattctcccagtgtgtgcgtgggtttcctccgagtgctccggtttcctcccacagtccaaagatgtgcaggttaggtggattggccatgctaaattgcccttagtgtcaaaattgcccttagtgttgggatagggtggaggtgtagaccttgggtggggtgctcttttcaggagccggtgcagactcgatgggccaaatggcctccttctgcactgtaaattctataatatcatagatggatggtatgtgactccaaccagtaggtggcggtgAAGATACACCATgtgagggtggcatgtggtgcagtggtcagcactgggactgcggtgctgaggacccgggttcgaatcccggccttgggtcactgtccgtgtggagtttgcatattctccccatgtctgcatgggtttcacccacacaacccaaagatgtgcaggttaggtggattggccacgctaaattgggtgctctaattttatttttaaaaaatgatacacCATGTGGTCAAGACAGTGATCCTGTGACAAGggactccaatataagtgggggcacatccggCCATCGGCAGATGGTTGTCAGGGATAGTTGTAAGACATACAGGTGGACAGTCATGctcggtgtagttccagaggagtacagagaaactccatgataacctgctctgcagggcagcacggtggtgcagtggttagcactgctgcctcatggcactgaggtcccaggtt
This genomic window from Scyliorhinus torazame isolate Kashiwa2021f chromosome 2, sScyTor2.1, whole genome shotgun sequence contains:
- the LOC140407838 gene encoding large ribosomal subunit protein eL36-like yields the protein MAISYPMAVGLRKGHPVTKNETAPRQCRRRGCRTKHTKFVRDLIREIYSFAPYERHAMELLKVSKDKRALKFIKKQVGTHIRAKRKREELSNVLAAMREAAAKKDSSVQSCYH